The DNA sequence AAATGAAAGTTTGTAAGGATAAAGAATAGGGGCACATGTAAGTCTTTAATTTGAGAATTAGTATATCACGTCAACGTATATTAAAAGTGCCGGAAAATTAGAACCAAATgcgttactattattatatgtCTAATCCATAATTATCTTCTAATTttctgataaaaataattactaatatttttcaGGTATAAGCAAATTATTTTACCCTCTGGCTTGTAAAAAATCACTGATTAAGTTTTAAACTAGAAAAATTGacatgacaaaaataaatattaaaaggtaTTAAAACTGAAAAGTAGTTACGCTGAATTTAATGCAAAAAACTCAAACAGTGTGGAATGGGCCTTGTCCCAATTTAATGCCATAATTTAGTGACAGCATATTAGCGTCGTAcgttctttatttttatttttttaataattcatgCAAAATATCATAGttagaattacaatttttaatataacttaACAAATATCCACGtaacaaatatttaacaaaCTCATCCAGCGACAAATTGTCATATACTGTACCATAATTTGTTAActattaacattaaagtaaactAAGATTAAAgtctaaataaattattataaagttttaaatagggttaaatgtgtttttatctcttaactttcagtaaattttggaattagttcattttaaaattttgaaccaatttagtcattttaatcaaattttattaaatttatttgacatttattttatatttcaagcgcatttcataatagtatttgacttaacattaaagcaaaaatgtatcaaataatataaacaactcaaatacaatcttgaaatgcgtatgaaacatcaaataaacctaacaaatttgattaaaatgactaaatccacatattttgaaagatgaaagactaaatttatctaaaatttcgaaatagattaatttcaaaatttactgaaagttgagaaatcaaaaacatatttaatccttttaaatattatgtttttgttttgataaataaaaaaataaaaaattgagtcGAAAAATGGCGGCTGAGAGAGAGTGATAAATAATGGGTCCCcattagaagaagaaaatgcaTGGAGAAGGTGAGGCACTCTATAAATGAAGGCAACATAGTTTGGTCTAAATCACACTTCaagctttttttctttttcactcaaAACTTTTTGAAGTTCCTTCATTCTTTTAACatggaagaagaaggaagaagaagaagtgatGATGAGTACACGGAAGATGGAACTGTGGATCTTAAAGGAAAACCCATTCTCAAATCCAAAACTGGTCGTTGGAAAGCTTGTTCCTTTGTTGTTGGTATCtttctatctatttttcttatatttcttttcaaaatcactttttttatctttagattCTTTCATGTAATCTTAGCATACACTAAATTCCTGTTTGATTTTTcgttaaaatgatataaaattggtaagaattgattttttaatgtatattaatatgtgtttgatttctaaattcaataaaaagataaaaagttcGAATTTGGATATTTTTGCTAGTTTTTTTTGGATTGTTTCTTTagtatattttcataatataatcattatcactaattttaaacattttaaaatatattaaaaaaatatttaaaatatcagtaAAGAACCGCACAAAAAAGTTATCAAATAagaaataactaattattacttttacatTAAGAATTGGATCTTACCCAAACACACACTAAGTTACTGCTTTGAGAGATATTTCATAAAACCAAACATTGGTCTTTGAGTTGTCTCCTTGCAATGGAAGACAGTAACCATGATATTGTAAGTAGAATGagataaaagtaaatttattataccgttttttttattgattatgaaataaaatatttaaacttaatttatgatatttattatttaggtGTTGGTATTTAAAGATTGATATTAACATTATTGATGTTTTAGTTTAAGAACGACGAGGAATGAAAATAAGTGCagaatcaaattgaatttatttaatataatgaaAGACGAGATAATTAACCATTGAAAGACCCACTGATTACCTTTTTATACTCTTTATCCATTTTTGTTTactaatttatttcttttacttaaacattttttttcttttatcgtTTACTTTCTTTTATTCACTGTAATTTTGtacatatttctttctttactaCAATAGGACCCGTAGTGGAGAAGTAGGttatatttcaaaatctaaTTTATGACATTCTGGAAGAGTTTAATTGATTCTGGCAGAAGGTAGGTGTAgctatataaataaataaataaataaataaataaataaataaaaaaaaaaaaaaaaaatatatatatatatatatatatatatatatatatatatttctttagtGTACAGAAGGGATTCATTGCTGGAAGACCACAATTCTTCACAAGAGTCTTCATGATTTTTTAACATAGGCACATTGACATTATGTGTATGGAGAAAATTCTATTAGTAATAAGTAGATTtaagagaaagaaataaaaaagttttactgGTAAAAGTTAACCTTGTGGTTTTCATAATacttttaatgattaaaaatatttacataattgaATGTgaggttattttttttctatttttattataataattacaatacttaagagtaataaaaaatgtactaatacaagtagtaataataataataataaatacgtAAATAGAGTTTTGTCCATAACATTCTTTGTAATAGTTTATTCTTAACACattcttttagtaattaaaattcactagttttattagtttaaaataagACCAACTACATACGATAATAAACCTCATGCTTGATGAAACTCACATCAattttgtttgataaaataacatattaaaaatccatttggccatttgtTATGTGTGAGTGAGTGATGATGCATTGAATTGGATTGCAGTGTATGAGATATTTGAGAGAATGGCATACTATGGAATATCATCAAACTTGATTTTGTATCTAACAAAGAAGCTTCACCAAGGAACTGTCACCTCTTCCAACAATGTCACCAATTGGGTTGGAACCATTTGGATAACTCCCATCTTAGGAGCATATCTTGCTGATGCTCATCTTGGTCGTTATTGGACTTTCATTCTCTCCTCAATCATCTATCTATTGGTAACACTCATAGTAATTTAGATCTTCTGCTGAGTTATATTTTTACTGTCATAAAAAGATGGTAGTAAAATCAACTCAACAGATGATCTGAACTCTACTTCTTATCTCTCACATTTTCTCTGAAATGTTCTTTCAAtttgaaaaagacaaaaaatcaTAATCTTTCAATGTTGGCAGGGTATGTGTCTACTAACACTATCAGTGTCCCTTCCAAGCCTAAAGCCACCAGAGTGCCATGAATTGGATGTAACAAAATGTGAGAAAGCTTCCACACTGCATCTAGCTGTGTTCTATGGTGCACTCTACACTCTGGCACTGGGAACAGGTGGAACCAAGCCCAACATTTCCACCATTGGTGCTGATCAATTTGATGACTATGACCCCAAAGAGAAGAAGTACAAACTCTCCTTCTTCAATTGGTGGATGTTCAGCATTTTCATTGGAACCCTCTTTGCAAATTCTGTCTTAGTCTACATACAAGATAATGTGGGGTGGACTCTTGGCTATGGTCTTCCCACTCTTGGACTTGCAATTTCTGTAGCCATTTTTTTGGCAGGCACACCCTTTTACAGACACAAATTACCCACTGGGAGTCCATTCACTAAGATGGCTAAAGTCATAGTGGCTGCTATTAGAAAATGGAACATTCCTATTCCTAGTGACACTAAACAACTCTATGAGCTTGATCTGGAAGAGTATGCCAAGAAAGGGAGAGTCAAAATTCATCCTACTCCAACCTTGAGGTCTAACTTCTACCTTAATATCTCATCCACTTCATATTCTTAACTTCTCATATAATTctgtttaaatgttaaaaatgatTTACCGTATGACATGGATTCTGACGTCATATTTATCCTAAACTCTAAACCATAAACGTcacaaaattttatcatagtaaatcatatttattatgttaggTCATAACATATTAAGTATGACCTGACATAGTCCTATTGGAGTGTTTTGTTATCTTAATTAATGTTTCTGGCTCTACTTCCATATATATGCATGTAGGTTTCTCAACAAGGCATGTGTCAAGACAGATTCAAGTGCAAGTGGATGGAAACTAAGTCCGGTTACTCATGTAGAGGAGACCAAACAAATGTTGAGAATGATCCCAATCTTGGTTGCCACTTTCATTCCCAGTGCAATGGTTGCACAAATAGGTACCCTTTTTGTGAAGCAGGGTATAACACTTGACAGAGGCATTGGTAGCTTCAACATTCCCCCCGCAAGTTTAAGCACATTCGTGACTCTATCCATGCTTATCTGTGTGGTGCTCTATGATCGTTTCTTTGTGAAGATCATGCAAAGATTCACCAAGAACCCCAGAGGAATAACCCTTCTGCAAAGGGTTGGAATTGGCCTCATAATCCACATAGTGATCATGGTAATTGCATCTCTTACTGAAAGGTACAGACTTAGAACGGCCAAGGAACATGGGCTGGTGGCAAATGGAGGAGAAGTTCCTCTGAGCATTTTCATCTTGCTTCCTCAATACATTCTTATGGGAACTGCTGATGCATTTCTTGAAGTTGCAAAAATTGAGTTTTTCTATGACCAAGCCCCAGAAAGCATGAAGAGCCTTGGCACTTCTTATTCAATGACTGCATTAGGCATTGGGAATTTCCTGAGCACCTTTATTCTCTCAACAGTTTCACATGTCACCAAGAAACATGGCCACCATGGATGGGTTTTGAACAACTTGAATGCTTCTCGTCTTGACTACTACTATGCCCTTTTGGCCATACTCAACTTGCTGAACCTCGTCTTCTTCATGGTTGTGGCAAAGTTCTATGTTTACAGAGCTGAAATTTCAGACTCCATTAAAGTGCTTGGAGAAGAGCTCAGAGAAAAGACGTCGAACCAAGTGATTCCAAGAGATTGATTAGAGATGATAATGGTGGACATTTAACATGGGATGGTTGGGATAATTGAAAACCAGTTTAGCAGAAATCAAGAATATGTTGTAGCTGATATGATAATGTGTTTGACGTGTGATGCTTTGGACTCGATTCATGTTCATTATGGAAAGAACAAGGTAGATGAgaatatttgaatttgtttattgTAGGCTTAAATACTTTGTGATAATTAGTTGTGCATATTAAgtgtttttttaacaaaataaataatatgttgcttttttttccttatttttcgAAAAACTTAAACGAGGGCTGgtggaagatttttttttcctgctCATTAGCTTAtacctttctctttttctctcttaaatACTTAGCTGTACAAAATAAATGTAGGAGTATAATATAGAATCATAGTTCTATAATATATAGGTTGAATTGTTAGtctgtgtttatttttttaaaaagtaatctttttaataaaataaacatatttcgtccaattatttatttaaaaaataaataattgtcttttctttaataaatgaattctgcatacttaatattttaaaagttaattactTCAAAATTacctattttaaattt is a window from the Vigna unguiculata cultivar IT97K-499-35 chromosome 7, ASM411807v1, whole genome shotgun sequence genome containing:
- the LOC114190575 gene encoding protein NRT1/ PTR FAMILY 5.2-like, which produces MEEEGRRRSDDEYTEDGTVDLKGKPILKSKTGRWKACSFVVVYEIFERMAYYGISSNLILYLTKKLHQGTVTSSNNVTNWVGTIWITPILGAYLADAHLGRYWTFILSSIIYLLGMCLLTLSVSLPSLKPPECHELDVTKCEKASTLHLAVFYGALYTLALGTGGTKPNISTIGADQFDDYDPKEKKYKLSFFNWWMFSIFIGTLFANSVLVYIQDNVGWTLGYGLPTLGLAISVAIFLAGTPFYRHKLPTGSPFTKMAKVIVAAIRKWNIPIPSDTKQLYELDLEEYAKKGRVKIHPTPTLRFLNKACVKTDSSASGWKLSPVTHVEETKQMLRMIPILVATFIPSAMVAQIGTLFVKQGITLDRGIGSFNIPPASLSTFVTLSMLICVVLYDRFFVKIMQRFTKNPRGITLLQRVGIGLIIHIVIMVIASLTERYRLRTAKEHGLVANGGEVPLSIFILLPQYILMGTADAFLEVAKIEFFYDQAPESMKSLGTSYSMTALGIGNFLSTFILSTVSHVTKKHGHHGWVLNNLNASRLDYYYALLAILNLLNLVFFMVVAKFYVYRAEISDSIKVLGEELREKTSNQVIPRD